In one Candidatus Zixiibacteriota bacterium genomic region, the following are encoded:
- a CDS encoding transcriptional regulator yields the protein MMTSPVKRVAEVFAEVDDPGLMEKLFSEIFTPAEIQDVALRWRLMEMLYEGVSQRQIASELGISLCKITRGSKVLKKRSSVSKRILNQNRGEDHAGKKTSKGSTG from the coding sequence ATGATGACCTCGCCGGTTAAAAGAGTAGCTGAAGTTTTCGCCGAAGTTGATGATCCCGGGCTTATGGAAAAGCTTTTCAGCGAGATCTTCACTCCCGCCGAGATTCAGGATGTCGCGTTGCGATGGCGTCTGATGGAGATGCTCTACGAGGGTGTTTCCCAGAGACAGATCGCTTCGGAACTGGGCATCAGCCTGTGCAAGATAACGCGCGGCTCGAAAGTTCTGAAAAAGCGCAGTTCAGTATCGAAAAGAATCTTGAATCAAAACAGAGGAGAAGATCATGCAGGTAAGAAAACAAGTAAAGGTTCAACCGGATAA
- the gltA gene encoding NADPH-dependent glutamate synthase — protein MPEQKPEDRVRNFNEVPFGLTEELAIKEAQRCLDCKKAPCIAGCPVEVDIPAFIDLVTQGKFVEAARKIKETNSLPAVCGRVCPQEEQCEEVCITGKKGDPVAIGHLERFVADYERDKGQIKVPEIKASTGKKIAIVGSGPAGLTVAGDLAKLGHKVTIFEALHRAGGVLVYGIPEFRLPKEIVQAEVDYLSLMGVEVKTSHVIGKLKSIDELFEVDGFDAVFIGTGAGLPNFMRIPGENLGGVYSANEYLTRNNLMRAFDFPKAPTPVASGKNVAVLGGGNTAMDAVRTALRLGADNGYIIYRRSRKEMPARIEEIHHAEQEGVEFQFLTTPIRFIGDENNWVKAMECLKMELGEPDASGRRRPIPIEGSNYEIPVDTVVVAIGNSSNPLIPQTTPGLETNKWGNIIAKEDTMLTSRDAVYAGGDIVTGGATVILAAGAGKTAARAIHDYVMSKN, from the coding sequence ATGCCCGAACAGAAACCGGAAGACCGTGTCAGAAATTTCAACGAAGTTCCTTTTGGCCTGACCGAAGAGCTGGCCATAAAAGAAGCCCAGCGCTGCCTGGATTGCAAGAAGGCTCCCTGTATTGCCGGATGCCCGGTGGAAGTCGATATTCCAGCTTTTATCGACCTGGTAACACAGGGTAAATTCGTGGAAGCGGCCCGTAAAATTAAGGAAACCAACTCCCTACCCGCCGTCTGTGGTCGTGTCTGTCCGCAGGAAGAACAATGCGAGGAAGTCTGTATCACCGGGAAAAAAGGTGATCCGGTAGCAATCGGTCACCTGGAAAGATTCGTGGCGGATTACGAACGCGACAAGGGCCAGATCAAGGTACCCGAGATCAAAGCCTCGACCGGTAAAAAAATCGCCATCGTCGGTTCCGGACCGGCCGGATTGACAGTCGCCGGTGATTTGGCAAAATTGGGCCATAAAGTCACTATCTTCGAAGCGCTTCATCGCGCCGGAGGTGTGCTGGTCTATGGTATCCCCGAATTTCGCTTGCCAAAAGAGATAGTCCAGGCTGAAGTCGACTACCTGAGCCTGATGGGTGTGGAAGTCAAGACTTCCCATGTAATCGGCAAACTCAAATCAATCGACGAGCTGTTCGAAGTGGATGGTTTCGACGCAGTCTTTATCGGCACCGGAGCCGGACTGCCGAACTTCATGCGCATCCCGGGCGAGAATCTCGGTGGCGTATATTCCGCCAATGAGTACCTGACTCGAAACAACCTGATGCGCGCCTTTGATTTCCCGAAAGCGCCGACACCGGTCGCCTCCGGTAAAAACGTAGCTGTTCTGGGTGGTGGAAATACCGCTATGGATGCTGTCAGAACCGCCCTGCGCCTGGGAGCCGATAACGGTTATATCATCTATCGGCGCTCCCGCAAGGAGATGCCGGCCCGTATCGAAGAGATCCATCATGCCGAACAGGAAGGTGTGGAGTTTCAGTTTCTGACCACGCCGATCAGGTTCATCGGTGATGAGAACAACTGGGTCAAGGCTATGGAGTGCCTGAAGATGGAACTGGGTGAGCCGGACGCTTCAGGACGCCGTCGGCCGATCCCGATCGAGGGCTCTAATTACGAGATCCCGGTCGATACTGTCGTGGTCGCAATCGGCAACTCCTCCAATCCGTTGATTCCTCAGACCACTCCCGGCCTGGAGACCAACAAGTGGGGAAATATCATCGCCAAAGAAGACACCATGCTGACCTCGCGCGATGCTGTTTATGCCGGTGGTGATATCGTCACCGGAGGAGCAACCGTGATTTTGGCCGCGGGAGCGGGAAAGACCGCCGCACGGGCGATTCATGACTATGTGATGTCTAAAAATTAG
- a CDS encoding rubredoxin, producing MKKYACDYCDYVYDPAIGDPENDIPPGTAFEDLPEDWVCPDCNMPKEDFTPIDD from the coding sequence ATGAAGAAATACGCTTGTGATTACTGTGACTACGTCTATGATCCCGCAATTGGCGACCCCGAAAACGATATACCGCCGGGCACAGCTTTCGAGGATCTTCCCGAGGACTGGGTTTGTCCTGACTGCAATATGCCCAAAGAGGATTTTACCCCGATCGATGATTGA
- a CDS encoding rubrerythrin gives MQFNSVDEILDFAIGEEEKAHDFYVELSEKVDKPHVKDMFSGFAKEELGHKAKLMAAKEGKALHKSEQKILDLKIGDHLEEVELTTNIDFQDALILAMKAEKNAFRLYSSLAEQADDVAVRETLKMLAQEEAKHKLRFEMEYDDLVFTEN, from the coding sequence ATGCAATTCAATTCAGTTGATGAAATCCTCGACTTCGCTATCGGCGAGGAAGAAAAGGCACATGACTTCTATGTCGAATTGTCCGAAAAAGTTGATAAGCCTCACGTAAAAGATATGTTCTCCGGGTTTGCCAAAGAAGAACTCGGCCATAAAGCCAAGCTGATGGCCGCCAAAGAGGGCAAGGCCCTGCATAAATCGGAGCAGAAAATCCTTGATTTGAAAATCGGCGATCACCTGGAAGAGGTCGAGCTGACTACCAATATCGATTTTCAGGATGCCCTGATTCTGGCCATGAAAGCCGAAAAGAACGCTTTCAGGCTCTATTCATCGCTGGCTGAACAGGCCGATGATGTCGCGGTGCGCGAAACGCTCAAGATGCTGGCGCAGGAAGAAGCCAAGCACAAACTGCGTTTCGAGATGGAATACGACGACCTGGTGTTCACAGAGAACTGA
- a CDS encoding CDGSH iron-sulfur domain-containing protein has protein sequence MNKPKISSLEPKQLKLGPKSYWWCACGHSSQQPFCDGTHNSEADGITPVKFDIIEEKEVWLCMCKHTGNPPYCDGMHCKLEEYKDK, from the coding sequence GTGAATAAGCCGAAGATATCATCTCTGGAGCCGAAACAGCTTAAACTCGGGCCGAAAAGCTACTGGTGGTGTGCCTGCGGTCACTCCAGCCAGCAGCCGTTTTGTGACGGCACCCATAACTCTGAGGCCGACGGCATCACCCCGGTGAAATTCGATATCATCGAGGAAAAAGAAGTCTGGCTGTGCATGTGTAAACATACGGGCAACCCGCCCTATTGCGACGGGATGCACTGTAAATTGGAAGAATACAAGGACAAGTAA
- a CDS encoding ferritin: MLSDKMRDALNEQINAEMYSAYMYLSMATYLEDNNYTGMSSWMKAQAQEEMFHAMKFYGFINDRRARVTLKQIDAPPTEWESPLAVFKDAFAHEQKVTGLIHKLVDMAEDEKDHATRSFLQWFVDEQVEEESSTDEIVQKLTMVGDKVQGLYIIDRELGGRKGGGEGE, encoded by the coding sequence ATGCTTAGTGACAAGATGCGCGATGCTTTAAACGAACAGATCAACGCTGAGATGTATTCAGCCTACATGTACCTCTCAATGGCAACTTACCTGGAAGATAACAACTATACCGGCATGAGCAGCTGGATGAAAGCTCAGGCACAGGAAGAGATGTTTCACGCCATGAAATTCTATGGCTTCATAAACGATCGTCGTGCCCGGGTTACCCTCAAACAGATCGACGCTCCCCCGACCGAGTGGGAATCACCACTGGCAGTTTTCAAGGATGCCTTTGCGCATGAGCAGAAGGTCACCGGCCTGATCCACAAACTGGTCGATATGGCCGAGGATGAGAAAGATCATGCCACCCGTTCCTTTTTACAGTGGTTCGTCGATGAGCAGGTCGAGGAAGAGTCCTCAACCGATGAGATCGTCCAGAAACTTACCATGGTGGGCGACAAGGTCCAGGGCCTGTACATTATTGACCGCGAGCTGGGCGGACGCAAGGGCGGCGGTGAAGGCGAGTAA
- a CDS encoding DUF4878 domain-containing protein gives MHKATLVITTIILIGAVLFLNQSENRGATPSDALNTCISAVKTGDMKTFSEYTIDGDRFWSEWKAATENERELVRSMLPQLMGEICFFDYEVTKQEVSGDSATLWVEIEGRTDLDDPEKVIMKREGNRWKIEIAETYR, from the coding sequence ATGCACAAAGCAACTCTGGTAATTACAACAATCATCTTAATCGGGGCGGTTTTATTTCTCAATCAATCCGAGAATCGTGGCGCGACACCTTCCGATGCGCTCAATACTTGTATCAGTGCTGTCAAAACCGGCGATATGAAAACCTTTTCGGAGTACACTATCGACGGTGACAGGTTCTGGTCTGAGTGGAAAGCGGCCACTGAAAATGAACGGGAGCTGGTGAGGAGCATGTTGCCTCAATTGATGGGTGAAATCTGTTTTTTCGATTATGAGGTCACCAAACAGGAAGTATCAGGCGACAGCGCAACATTGTGGGTAGAAATTGAAGGCCGAACCGACCTTGATGATCCAGAAAAGGTAATAATGAAAAGAGAGGGAAATCGCTGGAAAATCGAAATCGCTGAAACCTACAGATAG
- a CDS encoding MBL fold metallo-hydrolase — protein sequence MKPVEIKPDIFWVGAVDWGLRDFHGYSTEKGTTFNAYLIKDDKTVLFDTVKSDFAGDLVANIKAVTEPDKIDYIVVNHAEMDHSGSLPQIIELVKPEKILCTEKCKESLISQFHNDSWPIETIKEGDTLDLGSRSVKFFDSKMLHWPESMVSYIEKDKLLISNDIFGQHYASSLRFDDQAEQGELLFQTAKYYANIFLPFSNIAQKFLAKLKENQLDIDMLAVDHGFIWRSDLDYVFDAYDRWSRHETVEKAVIIYGTMWGSTHQMARAIARGIASEDVKVDLYDLKINHRSDIITDALEARAVILGSPVMNNNIVPAMGDMLTYAKGLKLRGKIGAAFGSFGWSPKGVKMLNEAMEEMRWEIGHEGLSMQYVPDGSAVGECMEFGAEIAKKIKS from the coding sequence ATGAAACCGGTAGAAATAAAGCCGGATATATTCTGGGTCGGCGCGGTCGACTGGGGCCTGCGCGATTTTCATGGCTACTCGACCGAAAAAGGCACAACTTTTAACGCCTACCTTATTAAGGACGACAAGACCGTCCTGTTCGATACTGTCAAATCAGATTTTGCCGGCGACCTGGTCGCCAATATCAAAGCGGTCACGGAGCCTGATAAGATAGATTATATCGTTGTCAATCACGCCGAGATGGACCATTCCGGATCATTGCCTCAGATTATAGAGCTGGTCAAGCCGGAGAAAATCCTCTGTACAGAAAAATGTAAAGAATCTCTTATCAGCCAGTTTCACAACGACTCCTGGCCGATCGAAACGATCAAAGAAGGCGACACCCTGGATCTGGGAAGCCGTTCGGTCAAGTTTTTCGACTCTAAAATGTTGCACTGGCCGGAGAGTATGGTTAGCTATATCGAAAAAGACAAGCTTTTGATTTCCAATGATATATTTGGTCAGCACTATGCCTCCAGCCTGCGTTTCGATGATCAGGCCGAGCAGGGTGAACTGCTTTTTCAGACTGCCAAATATTACGCCAATATCTTTCTGCCGTTTTCCAATATCGCCCAGAAGTTTCTGGCCAAGCTAAAGGAAAACCAACTCGATATAGATATGCTGGCTGTCGACCACGGATTCATCTGGCGTTCCGATCTGGATTATGTATTCGATGCCTACGATCGCTGGAGCCGTCACGAGACGGTCGAAAAAGCGGTTATCATCTATGGAACCATGTGGGGTTCAACGCACCAGATGGCACGTGCGATCGCACGTGGAATCGCCTCCGAGGATGTCAAGGTCGATCTCTATGACCTCAAGATCAACCACCGCTCGGATATCATCACCGACGCCCTCGAGGCCCGCGCGGTCATCCTGGGTTCGCCGGTCATGAACAATAATATCGTCCCGGCCATGGGCGATATGCTGACCTACGCCAAAGGCTTGAAACTGCGCGGTAAAATCGGTGCTGCCTTCGGATCGTTCGGGTGGAGCCCGAAGGGGGTCAAGATGCTCAACGAGGCGATGGAGGAAATGCGCTGGGAAATCGGCCATGAGGGGCTTTCGATGCAGTATGTACCCGATGGTTCCGCGGTGGGCGAATGTATGGAATTCGGGGCAGAAATCGCCAAAAAGATCAAATCCTGA